From the genome of Bradyrhizobium elkanii USDA 76, one region includes:
- a CDS encoding MFS transporter: MATFGPTLRPIPGLDANQLTPSEHQLQMRRAVIASTVGTAIEWYDFFLYSTVTGLVFAKLFFPHSDPWVGTLEAFAIYAVGFVARPIGAAIFGHYGDRIGRKSTLIATLLLMGLATAAVALVPTYSSIGIWGAVILTVLRFIQGVGVGGEWGGSVLMSMEWARNDRSRGLIASWPQFGVPCGLFLANLAVLAFSQMSGDQFLAWGWRVPFALSIVLVGVGLYIRLGILETPVFTRLLAERQLDRTPMLTVIKDHPKEILLSAFARMSEQAPFYIFTAFVFSYGTGTLHVSRDFLLTAVLAASVLSFVSIPVFGHLSDQIGRKNMYMIGALVTGIFGFIYFAMLNTGSASIIFLAIVLSLIPHDMQYGPQAALIAESFTGRLRYSGASLGYQLASVIAGGPAPLIAAWLFGTYHSWVAIAVYIAICAVITLVATALMTDFTGKDINAAGAHERRA, from the coding sequence ATGGCAACATTTGGCCCAACGCTTCGTCCAATCCCCGGCCTCGACGCCAACCAGCTCACACCATCCGAGCATCAGCTGCAGATGCGTCGTGCGGTGATCGCCTCCACGGTCGGGACCGCGATCGAGTGGTATGACTTCTTCCTCTACAGCACCGTCACCGGCCTGGTTTTCGCAAAACTGTTCTTTCCGCATTCCGATCCCTGGGTCGGCACGCTGGAGGCCTTCGCCATCTATGCGGTCGGCTTCGTCGCGCGGCCGATCGGGGCTGCGATCTTCGGGCATTACGGCGACCGCATCGGCCGCAAGTCGACGCTGATCGCGACGCTGCTGTTGATGGGCCTGGCGACCGCTGCGGTCGCATTGGTGCCGACCTATTCCAGCATCGGCATCTGGGGCGCGGTGATCCTGACCGTGCTGCGCTTCATCCAGGGCGTCGGCGTCGGCGGCGAATGGGGCGGCTCGGTGCTGATGTCGATGGAATGGGCGCGCAACGATCGCTCGCGCGGCCTGATCGCGTCATGGCCGCAATTCGGCGTGCCCTGCGGGCTGTTCCTCGCCAATCTCGCCGTGCTGGCCTTCAGCCAGATGTCGGGTGACCAGTTCCTGGCGTGGGGCTGGCGCGTTCCGTTCGCGCTCAGCATCGTCCTGGTCGGCGTCGGCCTCTACATCCGGCTCGGCATTCTGGAAACGCCTGTCTTCACCAGGCTGCTGGCCGAGCGTCAGCTCGACCGCACGCCGATGCTGACGGTGATCAAGGACCATCCCAAGGAGATCCTGCTGTCCGCCTTCGCGCGGATGTCCGAGCAGGCGCCGTTCTACATCTTCACCGCCTTCGTGTTCTCCTACGGCACCGGCACGCTGCACGTCTCGCGCGATTTCCTGCTCACCGCGGTGCTCGCGGCCTCGGTGCTGTCGTTCGTCTCGATCCCGGTGTTCGGGCATCTGTCCGACCAGATCGGCCGCAAGAACATGTACATGATCGGCGCGTTGGTGACCGGCATCTTCGGCTTCATCTACTTCGCGATGCTCAATACCGGATCGGCGTCGATCATCTTCCTCGCGATCGTTCTCTCGCTCATTCCGCACGACATGCAGTACGGGCCGCAGGCCGCGCTGATCGCCGAAAGCTTTACCGGACGGCTGCGCTACAGCGGCGCCTCGCTCGGCTATCAGCTCGCATCCGTCATCGCCGGCGGTCCGGCGCCGCTGATCGCGGCGTGGCTGTTCGGCACCTATCATTCGTGGGTCGCGATCGCGGTCTACATCGCGATCTGCGCCGTCATCACGCTGGTCGCGACCGCGCTGATGACCGACTTCACCGGCAAAGACATCAATGCGGCCGGCGCGCATGAACGTCGGGCTTGA
- a CDS encoding NAD-dependent malic enzyme, translating into MSESSGAFATTALSGYELLADPQLNKGTAFSEAEREAFDLHGLLPPNILTLDEQVSRRLEALRGYETDIERYAFLRELQDTNETLFYALLVGNLEELLPIVYTPTVGEGCQKFSRLFRKPRGLFLSIPHQHRIDRIFAHPRFDHVEAIVVTDGERILGLGDQGAGGMGIPIGKLALYTGCGGLHPATTLPIMLDVGTDNPDCLADPLYVGWRNERVRGQAYDDFIEAFVAAVVKRWPRVLLQWEDFAKNNATRMLERYRDRLLTFNDDIQGTAAVATGALLSAINVTGVPLTEQRVAVLGAGSAGCGIASLIRAAMVDAGLPESEAAKRFFMVDRDGLLLEGMSGLAPFQLPFVQNRQAIAGWRLSHPDKIALLDVVRNARPTVLIGVSGQAGAFSEPIVRAMAECNKRPVIFPLSNPTSREEATPVDIEAWTEGRALIGVGSPFPPIMRDGARFKVDQTNNSYIFPGVGVGALAVDASRVSDGMFMAAAKALASVSPARDNPKHNLLPPVSALREVSQTVALAVALQAHKEGLARDVPIDQVEARVHAKVWTPRYVPYRRSDRA; encoded by the coding sequence ATGTCGGAGTCATCAGGAGCGTTTGCGACCACCGCGCTGAGCGGCTACGAGCTGCTGGCCGATCCGCAGCTGAACAAGGGCACGGCGTTCTCCGAGGCCGAGCGCGAGGCGTTCGACCTGCACGGCCTGCTGCCGCCCAATATCCTGACGCTGGACGAGCAGGTTTCGCGCCGCCTCGAGGCGCTGCGCGGCTATGAGACCGACATCGAGCGCTATGCCTTTCTGCGCGAGCTACAGGATACCAACGAGACGCTGTTCTACGCGCTTCTGGTCGGCAATTTGGAAGAGCTGTTGCCGATCGTCTACACGCCGACCGTCGGCGAGGGCTGCCAAAAATTCAGTCGGCTGTTCCGCAAGCCGCGCGGGCTGTTCCTCAGCATCCCGCATCAGCACCGGATCGACCGCATTTTCGCCCATCCGCGCTTCGATCACGTCGAGGCGATCGTCGTCACTGACGGCGAGCGCATCCTCGGCCTCGGCGACCAGGGCGCCGGCGGCATGGGCATCCCGATCGGCAAGCTCGCGCTCTACACCGGCTGCGGCGGCCTGCATCCGGCGACGACCCTGCCGATCATGCTCGACGTCGGCACCGACAATCCCGATTGCCTCGCCGATCCGCTCTATGTCGGCTGGCGCAACGAGCGCGTCCGCGGCCAGGCCTATGACGACTTCATCGAGGCGTTCGTCGCGGCGGTGGTGAAGCGCTGGCCGCGCGTCCTGCTGCAATGGGAGGATTTCGCCAAGAACAACGCGACGCGCATGCTCGAGCGCTATCGCGACCGGCTCTTGACCTTCAACGACGACATTCAGGGCACCGCGGCGGTGGCGACCGGCGCCTTGCTCTCCGCGATCAACGTCACCGGCGTGCCGCTCACCGAGCAGCGCGTCGCCGTGCTCGGCGCGGGCTCGGCCGGCTGCGGTATCGCCAGCCTGATCCGTGCCGCGATGGTCGATGCCGGCCTGCCCGAGAGCGAGGCGGCGAAGCGCTTCTTCATGGTTGACCGCGACGGGCTGCTGCTCGAGGGCATGAGCGGGCTCGCCCCGTTCCAGCTTCCGTTCGTGCAGAACAGGCAGGCGATCGCGGGCTGGCGGCTCAGCCATCCCGACAAGATCGCGCTGCTCGACGTCGTGCGCAACGCCAGGCCGACCGTGCTGATCGGCGTCTCCGGCCAGGCCGGCGCATTCTCCGAACCGATCGTCCGCGCGATGGCCGAATGCAACAAGCGGCCGGTGATCTTCCCGCTGTCCAACCCGACCTCGCGCGAGGAAGCGACGCCGGTCGATATCGAGGCGTGGACGGAGGGGCGGGCGCTGATCGGCGTCGGCAGCCCGTTCCCGCCGATCATGCGCGACGGCGCGCGCTTCAAGGTCGACCAGACCAACAACTCCTACATCTTCCCGGGTGTCGGCGTCGGCGCGCTCGCGGTCGATGCCAGCCGGGTCAGCGACGGCATGTTCATGGCCGCCGCCAAGGCGCTGGCCAGCGTCTCGCCGGCGCGCGACAACCCGAAGCACAATCTGTTGCCGCCGGTCAGCGCCCTGCGCGAGGTCTCGCAGACCGTGGCGCTTGCGGTCGCGCTGCAGGCCCACAAGGAGGGATTGGCGAGGGACGTTCCGATCGACCAGGTCGAGGCGCGGGTTCACGCCAAGGTCTGGACGCCGCGCTACGTGCCGTACCGCCGCAGCGATCGGGCTTAG
- a CDS encoding fumarylacetoacetate hydrolase family protein gives MNAASTVIPLPPQPSLPVVGESGTYPVRRIWCVGRNYLEHIREMGNDERAPPFFFGKHADMLVPDGATIPYPPLTKDLHHEVELVVAMKSGGLNIPADKALEHVYGYAVGIDLTRRDLQIASRKKERPWEIGKSFDYSAPCSAIQPAAKIGHPTAGKIWLTVNGKEAQKGDLTELIWNVPEIIWQLSQQVKLTAGDIIMTGTPAGVSQLQVGDKLECGVNGVGKLAVTIGKPE, from the coding sequence ATGAACGCCGCATCCACCGTCATTCCGCTTCCCCCGCAGCCCTCGCTTCCCGTCGTCGGCGAATCCGGCACCTATCCGGTCCGCCGCATCTGGTGCGTTGGCCGCAACTATCTCGAGCATATCAGGGAGATGGGCAATGACGAGCGCGCGCCGCCGTTCTTCTTCGGCAAGCATGCCGACATGCTGGTGCCCGATGGCGCGACCATCCCCTATCCGCCGCTGACCAAGGACCTGCATCACGAGGTCGAGCTGGTGGTGGCGATGAAGAGCGGCGGGCTGAACATTCCCGCCGACAAGGCGCTCGAGCATGTCTACGGCTATGCCGTCGGCATCGACCTGACCCGCCGCGACCTGCAGATCGCCTCGCGCAAGAAGGAGCGGCCGTGGGAGATCGGCAAGTCGTTCGACTATTCCGCGCCCTGCTCGGCGATCCAGCCGGCCGCGAAGATCGGCCACCCGACCGCGGGCAAGATCTGGCTCACCGTCAACGGCAAGGAAGCCCAGAAGGGCGACCTCACCGAGCTGATCTGGAACGTGCCTGAAATCATCTGGCAGCTCTCGCAGCAGGTGAAGCTCACCGCCGGCGACATCATCATGACCGGCACGCCCGCCGGCGTCTCGCAGCTGCAGGTGGGCGACAAGCTCGAATGCGGCGTCAACGGCGTCGGCAAGCTCGCGGTGACGATCGGCAAGCCGGAATAA
- the ggt gene encoding gamma-glutamyltransferase: MANLGMSRRELLVGSMLTAVAAAAPRPLWALDNTGALARSKTGMVTSPHELATQAGLEVLRKGGNAIEAVIAIGATLCVTYPHFSGLGGDSFMVISDRKGNVRTLSGAGQAALNLPNYSGSVPIRGPGSALTAATTVDVWDQAFDFSRKSWSGKQSWASLFARPIEYASKGFPVTPSQRFWQDMEAKNLKDWPDIQRIFMPAGRMPQIGEPLVQAELAKSLEMLAANGGRDFYEGKLAARIAAGLKQIGSPLTADDLARCRARDETPLRVGYRGGELLGLRPPTQGLTTLEIMGILDRFELAKYPEGSADYYHLLVEAVKQAFIDRSRYIGDPEFVDVPVNQLLSASYLDARAKAISLEKAMPWPHVFKKGDTVYLAATDRDGNCVSMLQTVYYDWGSGMVAGDTGIIWHNRGASFNLDPASPNCLKPGKRPFHTLNPGIYLKGGRPHLLYGTQGADGQPQTLAAVLTRLIDYNMDPLTALSRPRFLLGKTFSDARDSLKLEKDAGEEVFKALAGRGHEISPIPAQSPLAGHPGAIRIDADGSITGAHDPRSDGRALGLS, encoded by the coding sequence ATGGCCAATCTTGGCATGTCGCGCAGGGAGTTGCTGGTCGGGTCGATGCTCACGGCGGTGGCCGCGGCGGCGCCGCGACCGCTCTGGGCCCTCGACAATACGGGCGCGCTGGCGCGATCGAAGACCGGCATGGTGACGAGCCCGCACGAGCTCGCCACGCAAGCCGGGCTCGAGGTGCTGCGCAAGGGCGGCAATGCGATCGAGGCGGTCATCGCCATCGGTGCCACGCTGTGCGTGACCTATCCGCATTTCAGCGGCCTCGGCGGCGACAGCTTCATGGTGATCAGCGACCGCAAGGGAAATGTGCGGACGCTGTCCGGCGCGGGTCAGGCCGCGCTCAACCTGCCGAACTACAGCGGCTCGGTCCCGATCCGGGGGCCGGGGTCGGCGCTGACCGCGGCCACGACCGTCGACGTCTGGGACCAGGCGTTCGATTTCAGCCGCAAGTCCTGGTCCGGAAAGCAGAGCTGGGCGTCGCTGTTCGCGCGGCCGATCGAATACGCCAGCAAGGGCTTCCCGGTCACGCCGTCGCAGCGCTTCTGGCAGGACATGGAAGCGAAGAACCTGAAGGACTGGCCCGACATCCAGCGCATCTTCATGCCCGCCGGCCGGATGCCTCAAATCGGCGAGCCGCTGGTCCAGGCCGAACTCGCGAAATCGCTGGAGATGCTGGCGGCAAATGGCGGGCGTGATTTCTACGAAGGAAAGCTCGCCGCGCGCATTGCGGCCGGACTGAAGCAGATCGGCTCGCCGCTGACCGCCGACGATCTGGCGCGCTGCCGCGCGCGCGACGAGACGCCGTTGCGCGTCGGCTATCGCGGCGGCGAGCTGCTCGGGCTGCGCCCGCCGACGCAGGGTCTCACGACGCTCGAGATCATGGGCATCCTCGACCGCTTCGAGCTCGCGAAATATCCGGAAGGCAGCGCGGACTACTATCACCTGCTGGTCGAAGCGGTGAAGCAGGCCTTCATCGACCGCAGCCGCTACATCGGCGATCCGGAATTCGTCGACGTCCCGGTCAATCAGCTGCTCTCGGCGAGCTACCTCGACGCGCGCGCGAAGGCGATCAGCCTCGAGAAGGCGATGCCGTGGCCGCACGTGTTCAAGAAGGGCGACACGGTTTATCTCGCCGCGACCGACCGGGACGGCAATTGCGTCAGCATGCTGCAAACCGTCTACTACGATTGGGGAAGCGGCATGGTGGCCGGCGACACCGGCATCATCTGGCACAACCGCGGTGCGTCGTTCAACCTCGACCCGGCCAGCCCCAACTGCCTCAAGCCGGGCAAGCGGCCGTTCCACACGCTCAATCCGGGAATCTATCTCAAGGGCGGACGGCCGCATCTGCTGTATGGCACGCAGGGAGCCGACGGGCAGCCGCAGACGCTCGCGGCGGTGCTGACCAGGCTGATCGACTACAACATGGATCCGCTCACCGCGCTGTCGCGACCGCGCTTCCTGCTCGGCAAGACGTTCTCCGATGCGCGCGACAGCCTGAAGCTGGAGAAGGATGCCGGTGAAGAGGTCTTCAAGGCGCTCGCCGGGCGAGGCCACGAAATAAGTCCGATACCGGCCCAGAGCCCGCTCGCGGGACATCCGGGTGCGATCCGGATCGACGCCGACGGAAGCATCACCGGGGCGCATGATCCGCGCAGCGACGGGCGGGCCCTCGGGCTGTCATGA
- a CDS encoding SPW repeat protein, whose amino-acid sequence MMKWRKESTLDLYNLVAAIFLLAAPWLFVRANPTAAIDLRTSGAAIAIMSLAAIVAFSIWEEWINLVVGCWLIVSPWLLGFAHTRAMHFAIAAGAVVAFMALLELWLEYEKTHFAPATSQAAERQ is encoded by the coding sequence ATGATGAAATGGCGAAAGGAATCGACGCTTGATCTCTATAACCTCGTCGCGGCGATCTTCCTGCTCGCCGCGCCGTGGCTGTTCGTGCGGGCCAATCCGACCGCGGCGATCGATCTCAGGACCAGCGGCGCGGCGATAGCGATCATGTCGCTGGCGGCGATCGTCGCGTTCTCGATCTGGGAAGAATGGATCAACCTGGTCGTCGGCTGCTGGCTGATCGTCTCGCCCTGGCTGCTCGGCTTCGCGCATACCCGCGCGATGCATTTTGCCATCGCCGCCGGCGCGGTGGTGGCCTTCATGGCGCTGCTCGAGCTGTGGCTCGAGTACGAGAAGACGCATTTCGCGCCGGCCACATCGCAGGCCGCCGAACGGCAGTAA
- a CDS encoding dipeptidase → MRKWLSIGLVLIVVVLIVAAVRFFVVAPERIDRAQNRVQRVALDITPAATALQATLDVADMHADSLLWKRDLIARSDRGHIDLPRLIEGHYALQVFSSVTKSPKGQNYEANGADTDTITNLAIIDLQPPRTWFSLLQRSLWHAEKLRSFAEQSAGRLRLITTPADLDRLLADRKGGATVVGGMLSIEGLQDIEGNIANLDVLYAAGFRMAGLAHFFDNDVAGSMHGVAKGGLTPLGRQVVQRMEAMGMIVDLAHASHAAVAEVLATATRPVVSSHGGVQATCKVNRNLTDDEVRGVARTGGVVGIGFWQGAVCSLDPNNVARAIAHVRDLVGIDHVGLGSDFDGSTTTGFDASEIVAVTQALMSRGFSEDDIRKVMGGNVLRVLRAGIAPKG, encoded by the coding sequence ATGAGGAAATGGCTTTCGATCGGCCTGGTGCTGATCGTTGTGGTCCTGATCGTCGCCGCCGTCCGGTTTTTCGTGGTTGCCCCGGAGCGGATCGACCGGGCGCAGAACAGGGTCCAGCGCGTTGCGCTGGATATCACGCCCGCCGCAACGGCCTTGCAGGCGACGCTCGACGTGGCGGACATGCATGCGGACAGCCTGTTGTGGAAGCGTGACCTGATCGCGCGATCCGATCGCGGCCATATCGATCTGCCGCGCCTGATCGAAGGGCACTACGCGCTGCAGGTGTTCTCGTCGGTCACCAAGTCGCCCAAGGGCCAGAACTATGAGGCCAACGGCGCCGACACCGACACCATCACGAATCTGGCCATCATCGATCTGCAGCCGCCGCGGACATGGTTCTCGTTGCTGCAGCGCTCGCTGTGGCATGCCGAGAAACTGCGGAGCTTCGCCGAGCAGTCCGCTGGGCGGCTGCGCCTGATTACGACGCCGGCCGACCTCGATCGCCTGCTCGCCGACCGCAAGGGCGGCGCGACGGTGGTTGGCGGCATGCTCTCGATCGAGGGCTTGCAGGACATCGAGGGCAATATCGCCAATCTCGACGTGCTCTACGCCGCCGGATTCAGAATGGCCGGCCTCGCGCACTTCTTCGACAATGATGTCGCAGGCTCGATGCACGGCGTCGCAAAGGGCGGCCTGACGCCGCTCGGCCGGCAGGTGGTGCAGCGGATGGAGGCGATGGGCATGATCGTCGACCTCGCGCATGCGAGCCACGCGGCGGTCGCCGAGGTGCTGGCGACGGCGACGCGCCCCGTGGTCTCAAGCCATGGCGGCGTTCAGGCGACCTGCAAGGTCAACCGCAACCTCACCGATGACGAAGTCCGGGGTGTCGCGCGGACCGGCGGCGTGGTCGGCATCGGTTTCTGGCAAGGCGCGGTCTGCTCGCTCGATCCGAACAATGTGGCGCGGGCGATTGCCCATGTCCGCGACCTGGTCGGGATCGACCATGTCGGCCTCGGCTCGGATTTCGACGGCTCGACCACGACGGGCTTCGATGCCAGCGAGATCGTCGCCGTGACCCAGGCGCTGATGTCGCGCGGGTTCTCGGAGGACGACATCCGCAAGGTCATGGGCGGCAACGTGCTGCGCGTGCTCCGCGCAGGCATTGCCCCGAAGGGATGA